Proteins encoded in a region of the Aminivibrio sp. genome:
- the rlmD gene encoding 23S rRNA (uracil(1939)-C(5))-methyltransferase RlmD, which produces MAVNQGDRVVLRTEKISSDGSCIARTSEGLVVFVPGALPGEEIRVRIVRKKREYAIAEPEEILLAHSGRSLPFCPLYERCGGCQLQHAEYTLQCRLKRDIVRDAFERIYRAPFPDIVSCGPSPRDRNYRNKGSLPIGNAGGRTQAGYYARRSHDIVPVVSCPVLAKEICDVPGTVSDILSSLGFPSYDEKTGKGLFRHLILRCGSSTGNVLLSLVAARRLSKAEKERAEHRLVPLLRSHCPNLRTVTLNYNFSGNNVIVGEKTEPLFGDGLIEEELPPFRFRFDSTAFFQVNSEQAVRLYEAASRMAWAGGTEKVLELYSGIGTLTCFLAEGASSVTAVEEWMPSVERMKSNVEANGLSGKIKIIAGPVEENIRSLKGDFDTVVVDPPRTGCSREAIRSILTIAPRNIVYISCNPATLARDGALLLEGGYFPREIKCFDMFPHTVHVETVVRFTLGE; this is translated from the coding sequence ATGGCGGTGAATCAGGGTGACAGGGTAGTGCTGCGCACTGAAAAGATCAGCAGCGACGGAAGCTGTATCGCACGCACTTCCGAAGGGCTTGTGGTGTTCGTTCCCGGGGCTCTCCCCGGAGAAGAAATCAGGGTAAGGATCGTCAGAAAAAAAAGAGAGTACGCCATAGCGGAACCGGAAGAAATACTTCTTGCCCACTCGGGCAGGAGTCTTCCTTTTTGCCCTCTCTATGAACGATGCGGGGGGTGCCAGCTCCAGCACGCCGAGTATACCCTTCAGTGCCGATTGAAGAGAGACATTGTTCGGGATGCCTTTGAAAGAATTTACCGGGCGCCTTTTCCGGACATCGTCTCATGCGGGCCGAGCCCAAGGGATAGAAATTACCGGAACAAAGGGTCCCTTCCCATAGGAAACGCGGGAGGAAGAACACAAGCGGGCTATTATGCGAGAAGAAGCCATGACATTGTCCCTGTCGTTTCGTGCCCTGTTCTCGCGAAGGAAATATGCGATGTGCCGGGAACGGTTTCAGATATTCTTTCAAGCCTCGGATTCCCTTCTTACGACGAAAAGACCGGAAAGGGACTGTTCCGCCATCTCATACTGAGATGCGGCAGCAGCACGGGGAACGTTCTTCTTTCGCTCGTCGCGGCCAGGAGGCTTTCCAAAGCCGAAAAGGAGCGAGCCGAACACAGGCTCGTTCCCCTACTCAGGTCCCATTGCCCGAACCTTCGGACCGTAACGCTGAACTATAATTTTTCAGGGAACAATGTCATCGTGGGCGAAAAGACAGAACCTCTTTTCGGCGACGGACTGATTGAGGAAGAACTTCCTCCCTTCCGGTTCAGGTTTGATTCCACCGCCTTCTTTCAGGTCAACTCAGAACAGGCCGTCAGACTCTACGAAGCCGCGTCTCGAATGGCCTGGGCGGGGGGTACGGAGAAAGTCCTCGAACTCTACAGCGGTATCGGAACTCTTACCTGCTTCCTTGCGGAAGGAGCTTCTTCGGTGACGGCTGTGGAGGAGTGGATGCCTTCAGTGGAAAGAATGAAAAGCAACGTGGAAGCCAACGGCCTGTCCGGAAAGATAAAAATCATCGCCGGCCCCGTTGAAGAGAACATTCGTTCCCTCAAGGGAGATTTCGATACAGTAGTTGTCGACCCACCAAGAACGGGGTGCAGCAGGGAGGCAATCCGCTCCATCCTGACCATCGCGCCAAGGAACATCGTCTATATTTCCTGCAACCCTGCAACTCTGGCCCGAGATGGGGCTCTCCTCCTGGAGGGGGGGTATTTCCCCAGGGAAATCAAGTGTTTTGATATGTTCCCCCACACTGTTCATGTGGAAACGGTGGTTCGCTTTACCCTCGGCGAGTAG
- a CDS encoding V-type ATPase subunit, translating into MAPAERYGYAVARLRAMSGRLLEEALLQRILESEDLDSALKVLGETVYSSWLMEMKGNGDFDRAIEAELLHVYGEVEKFVPDPALVQLCRLPYDFHNVKVLLKSSLLVREGGERRFDLLTPLGDIPTDDIIMAMESEDFRMLPFGLHLLVPHCFSVWEQTKDILEVEKLLDEGLFTAMRKTASGTGIETAMLWVRGKIDAENVRNLLRMKRMDMETGAATGFLHDGGLVSREKLLSLYAEPVESWGRMLSFADVSKAFSRVQDASDLNSLVVEMEKVLDEYIAAIVGSSRYKAFAPENVISFLWKKEMEAKNIRIALVSVSNDTDRTLARGLFRHVG; encoded by the coding sequence ATGGCTCCGGCAGAGCGGTACGGGTATGCAGTTGCACGGCTCCGGGCAATGTCCGGACGCCTTCTTGAAGAGGCTCTTCTCCAGCGTATTCTGGAAAGCGAAGACCTCGACTCGGCGCTGAAAGTCCTCGGTGAAACGGTCTATTCCAGCTGGCTGATGGAGATGAAGGGGAACGGCGATTTTGACAGGGCTATCGAAGCGGAACTTCTCCATGTTTACGGAGAAGTTGAGAAGTTCGTTCCGGATCCCGCTCTGGTTCAGCTTTGCCGTCTTCCTTATGATTTTCACAACGTTAAAGTTCTTTTAAAGAGCTCTCTCCTTGTCCGTGAAGGAGGAGAAAGGCGGTTCGACCTTCTGACCCCGCTCGGAGACATTCCCACGGATGACATTATCATGGCCATGGAAAGTGAAGACTTCCGTATGCTTCCCTTCGGCCTTCATCTGCTCGTTCCCCACTGTTTCTCGGTTTGGGAGCAGACGAAAGACATTCTTGAAGTGGAGAAGCTTCTTGACGAAGGGCTTTTCACCGCCATGAGAAAAACAGCGTCTGGAACGGGCATTGAAACAGCAATGCTCTGGGTAAGAGGTAAAATCGACGCGGAGAACGTCCGGAACCTTCTCAGAATGAAAAGAATGGATATGGAAACTGGTGCTGCAACCGGTTTTCTTCATGACGGGGGGCTTGTTTCCAGGGAAAAGCTTCTTTCTCTTTATGCCGAACCGGTGGAGAGCTGGGGCAGGATGCTTTCTTTCGCCGATGTGTCGAAGGCTTTTTCCCGCGTTCAGGACGCAAGCGATCTCAATTCTCTTGTCGTAGAGATGGAGAAGGTACTCGACGAGTACATCGCTGCCATAGTCGGAAGCTCCAGGTACAAGGCTTTCGCCCCGGAGAACGTCATTTCCTTTCTGTGGAAGAAGGAAATGGAGGCTAAAAATATACGTATAGCGCTGGTTTCCGTTTCCAATGATACGGACAGGACGCTGGCAAGGGGGCTGTTCCGTCATGTCGGTTAA
- a CDS encoding V-type ATP synthase subunit A has protein sequence MATEKTIRGTIEKISGPLVVAKGMYGASMFDVVRIGDIGLVGEIIELKGDTASIQAYEETSGLMPGEPVVGTGAPLSVELAPGLMEQFYDGVQRPLNIIEEVAKSHFISRGIDVPAVDRNKKWQFTPKVKEGDFVTEGDVLGVVQETILVEHRVMVPVGVSGKVTKIKEGSFTVEETIAVLEKDGEKNNIAMLQRWPVRKARPVAKRLPPVIPLTTGQRVVDSFFPIAMGGTACVPGPFGSGKTVIQHQLAKWAEAEIVVYVGCGERGNEMTDVLLEFPELEDPRSGQPLMKRTVLIANTSNMPVAAREASIYTAITMAEYYRDMGYSVALMADSTSRWAEALREMSGRLEEMPGEEGYPAYLGTRLASFYERAGRAVVLGSEGREGSVTAIGAVSPPGGDLSEPVSQNTLRVTKVFWGLDANLAYQRHFPAINWLLSYSLYTDKLDEYWDAKFDDEWSSLRIEGMTLLEEEDNLREIVRLVGIDTLSKEERMLLETAKSLREDFLHQNAFHEVDTYASMEKQFKMLKTIINFHHQGMEALKKGASMNEIFNLPVRESIARMRYLEEKDIGKIDELEETIRKEINDVIPVGGESDAA, from the coding sequence GTGGCCACTGAAAAAACCATACGGGGGACCATAGAAAAGATTTCCGGACCGCTTGTGGTGGCGAAGGGTATGTACGGCGCCAGCATGTTTGACGTGGTTCGGATAGGCGACATTGGTCTCGTTGGAGAAATAATCGAACTGAAGGGAGACACGGCCTCCATCCAGGCCTACGAGGAAACATCCGGTCTCATGCCCGGAGAGCCTGTAGTCGGTACGGGCGCACCGCTGAGCGTCGAACTCGCCCCCGGCCTGATGGAACAGTTTTACGACGGAGTCCAGCGTCCGCTGAACATCATCGAGGAAGTGGCAAAAAGCCATTTCATTTCGAGAGGAATTGACGTTCCTGCCGTCGACCGAAACAAAAAGTGGCAGTTCACACCGAAGGTGAAGGAAGGCGACTTCGTGACCGAGGGTGATGTTCTCGGCGTCGTGCAGGAGACCATCCTCGTCGAACATAGGGTAATGGTGCCCGTCGGCGTTTCGGGCAAAGTCACAAAAATAAAGGAAGGCAGCTTCACTGTTGAAGAGACCATAGCTGTACTGGAGAAGGACGGAGAAAAGAATAACATTGCTATGCTCCAGCGCTGGCCGGTTCGGAAAGCCCGTCCCGTGGCGAAGCGGCTTCCTCCAGTCATTCCGCTGACAACAGGACAAAGGGTAGTGGATTCATTCTTCCCCATCGCCATGGGAGGAACCGCTTGCGTACCCGGCCCCTTCGGATCGGGAAAGACTGTTATCCAGCACCAGCTCGCGAAGTGGGCGGAGGCAGAGATAGTTGTCTACGTGGGTTGCGGGGAACGGGGAAACGAAATGACCGACGTGCTTCTCGAGTTTCCCGAGCTTGAAGATCCGAGATCCGGACAGCCTCTCATGAAGCGGACCGTCCTCATCGCCAATACTTCCAACATGCCCGTGGCCGCAAGGGAAGCCAGCATCTACACGGCTATCACCATGGCGGAATACTACAGGGACATGGGATACTCCGTTGCGCTTATGGCTGATTCCACCAGCAGGTGGGCGGAAGCGCTCCGCGAAATGTCAGGCCGTCTCGAAGAAATGCCCGGCGAAGAAGGATACCCCGCTTACCTTGGAACAAGGCTCGCATCCTTTTATGAAAGAGCGGGGCGGGCCGTGGTGCTCGGAAGCGAGGGAAGGGAAGGATCCGTCACGGCCATCGGCGCTGTCTCCCCTCCGGGGGGCGACCTTTCTGAGCCTGTGAGCCAGAATACCCTCCGGGTTACCAAGGTCTTCTGGGGCCTTGATGCGAACCTGGCCTACCAGAGGCACTTCCCGGCGATCAACTGGCTGCTGAGCTATTCTCTCTACACTGATAAACTTGATGAATACTGGGATGCCAAGTTTGACGACGAGTGGAGCAGCCTCCGCATAGAGGGAATGACCCTTCTCGAGGAAGAGGACAATCTTCGGGAAATCGTGCGTCTTGTCGGCATCGATACCCTGTCCAAAGAAGAGCGCATGCTCCTCGAAACCGCGAAATCCCTGAGAGAGGACTTCCTTCACCAGAACGCATTCCATGAGGTCGACACCTATGCCTCCATGGAAAAGCAGTTCAAGATGCTCAAGACGATCATCAACTTCCACCATCAGGGAATGGAAGCCCTGAAAAAGGGAGCATCCATGAACGAGATCTTCAACCTTCCGGTCCGGGAATCCATCGCCAGAATGCGGTATCTTGAGGAGAAGGACATCGGCAAGATAGACGAACTGGAAGAGACAATACGGAAGGAAATAAACGACGTCATCCCCGTGGGAGGTGAAAGCGATGCTGCCTAA
- a CDS encoding V-type ATP synthase subunit I, with protein sequence MAVAKIAKAEFYIHKSDVDGVLSALQNTGSYEVIPFSSENESERPVIVHPDFSRVDFLLGETRFLLRFLEPHFLDPVSGMARAMGEKEEFSLRQARELDSRTDLPSLSEEIRGHERRLMEIRSESTQLDSTESLLLSLKDFPYPLELLTSGTEYVKGLLGTMPAEQVEPWKRGAESLLGSLGEIYVAPGGEKEKDRIVALFFDGAVAHKVTEINARHSFNRMEIPPALHSSVSEELAHIGDRRTLLAAEEKEILKKVADAAARWVPTIRALSDYYSVLRDRYSALASGNATDQVVMLRGWIPESELPAVKKALASFDSSIEIVITEPGPDDTVPSHIVNPSWCLPFENLTRLYGAPKYGEIDPTPLLAPFFLIFFGMCLGDAGYGLIMIGFFTWFLRKFKRMPTGFREFFKLFVLSGISAVVVGVLTGSWFGDLVDAFGIFSFLRPLKNAPVILNPMENPMTYLAISLALGIVQLMFGLGIAFYDALRKKNYMGAFADTGGWIVFLVGLLLWGGTAGGFLPAETASLAKTLAIAGAVVLIATQGREKTGIISKAISGVLSLYGVTSYLGDVLSYSRLLALGLATSAVGVIINMLAGLAGSVPFVGWILALLLIVGGHIFSIAVNVLGAFVHSLRLQYVEFFSKFYTGGGRVFAPLTYNTSYVFIKKDTVE encoded by the coding sequence ATGGCCGTGGCTAAAATTGCAAAAGCCGAATTTTACATCCACAAATCCGACGTGGATGGGGTTTTGTCTGCCCTTCAAAATACCGGATCGTACGAGGTAATCCCCTTCAGTTCGGAAAATGAGTCGGAAAGACCGGTCATTGTCCATCCGGATTTTTCCAGGGTGGATTTTCTGCTTGGAGAGACACGGTTTCTTCTGCGCTTTTTGGAACCCCATTTCCTTGACCCAGTTTCCGGAATGGCCCGCGCTATGGGCGAGAAAGAGGAATTTTCACTCCGGCAGGCCAGGGAACTGGATTCCCGGACTGATCTTCCATCCCTATCCGAAGAGATACGGGGACACGAGCGGAGACTTATGGAAATCCGTTCCGAGTCTACACAGTTGGATTCAACTGAATCACTCCTTCTCTCCCTTAAGGATTTCCCTTACCCGCTTGAACTTCTCACCTCCGGTACGGAATACGTCAAGGGACTCCTCGGGACCATGCCCGCTGAACAGGTTGAACCATGGAAACGGGGAGCGGAATCCCTTCTCGGTTCCCTGGGAGAGATCTATGTCGCTCCGGGCGGAGAAAAGGAAAAAGACCGGATCGTGGCTCTCTTTTTTGACGGAGCCGTTGCACACAAAGTAACAGAAATTAACGCCCGGCACTCGTTCAACCGAATGGAAATTCCACCAGCGCTTCATTCGAGCGTTTCCGAGGAGCTTGCCCACATCGGCGACAGAAGAACTCTCCTTGCAGCGGAGGAAAAGGAAATACTGAAGAAGGTCGCCGATGCGGCAGCCCGATGGGTACCCACAATCCGGGCCCTGAGCGATTATTATTCGGTGCTTCGGGACAGGTATTCGGCCCTTGCCTCAGGAAACGCAACAGACCAGGTCGTCATGCTCCGGGGATGGATACCGGAATCCGAACTTCCCGCTGTGAAGAAGGCGCTTGCCTCCTTTGATTCTTCCATCGAGATCGTTATCACGGAACCCGGCCCCGATGACACCGTACCGTCCCACATTGTCAACCCGTCATGGTGTCTCCCCTTTGAAAACCTCACCCGGCTCTACGGAGCTCCTAAATATGGAGAGATTGATCCCACACCGCTTCTCGCTCCCTTCTTCCTGATTTTCTTCGGGATGTGTCTCGGCGATGCCGGATACGGTCTGATCATGATCGGTTTCTTCACTTGGTTCCTCAGGAAATTCAAGAGAATGCCCACCGGTTTCAGGGAGTTTTTCAAACTCTTTGTTCTTTCGGGAATTTCTGCGGTTGTTGTGGGGGTGCTTACAGGAAGCTGGTTCGGTGATCTTGTGGATGCTTTCGGCATTTTTTCCTTCCTTCGTCCTTTGAAAAATGCCCCGGTCATCCTCAATCCCATGGAAAACCCCATGACCTATCTTGCCATTTCCCTGGCTCTCGGAATCGTTCAGCTCATGTTCGGCCTCGGGATTGCGTTTTACGACGCACTCCGCAAGAAAAACTACATGGGGGCCTTCGCGGACACAGGCGGCTGGATAGTTTTTCTTGTCGGCCTGCTTCTCTGGGGAGGAACCGCCGGGGGCTTTTTGCCCGCTGAGACGGCATCCCTCGCAAAGACTCTCGCCATAGCAGGAGCGGTCGTTCTCATCGCCACGCAGGGCAGGGAAAAGACGGGAATCATCTCAAAAGCGATCTCGGGGGTGTTGAGCCTGTACGGAGTCACCTCGTACCTCGGCGACGTCCTCAGCTACAGCAGGCTTCTCGCACTGGGCCTCGCCACTTCGGCAGTCGGAGTCATCATCAACATGCTTGCCGGCCTTGCCGGGAGCGTTCCGTTTGTCGGCTGGATTCTCGCTCTTCTTCTGATCGTGGGGGGGCATATTTTCAGCATCGCGGTGAACGTGCTCGGGGCCTTCGTCCATTCCCTGAGGCTGCAGTACGTAGAATTTTTCAGCAAGTTCTACACCGGCGGAGGAAGAGTTTTTGCTCCTCTGACGTACAACACCAGTTACGTATTCATAAAGAAAGACACTGTCGAATAA
- a CDS encoding V-type ATP synthase subunit E — MSLAEIKKKIEADAQEESGKILEEARSMVESINSDADGEIRKIEESYSERFRKEQPEILRRREIVAGLDVKKIELGVKQTAISDSFSQALSLLSDLPGEEYLSLVESLLLKATESGDETVVISAKEKHITQEWLAGFNEKHGKKLVLDEEKRPISGGFIMKKGKIETNCSWDMLIRWVRDDIEADVAKRLFSA; from the coding sequence ATGTCCTTGGCGGAAATCAAGAAAAAAATAGAAGCGGATGCGCAGGAGGAATCGGGAAAGATTCTCGAAGAAGCCCGTTCCATGGTGGAGTCTATCAACAGTGATGCCGACGGGGAAATCCGGAAAATAGAGGAATCATACAGCGAAAGATTCCGCAAAGAACAGCCGGAAATCCTTAGAAGGCGCGAGATAGTGGCCGGTCTCGACGTAAAGAAGATTGAGCTCGGTGTGAAACAAACGGCCATTTCGGACTCATTTTCACAGGCCCTTTCCCTGCTTTCAGATCTTCCCGGAGAGGAATATCTCTCCCTGGTCGAGAGTCTTCTTCTGAAAGCGACGGAGTCAGGGGACGAAACGGTAGTTATATCGGCCAAAGAGAAGCATATTACCCAAGAATGGCTTGCCGGTTTCAATGAAAAACACGGCAAAAAATTAGTTCTCGATGAGGAGAAACGCCCGATTTCAGGCGGATTCATAATGAAAAAGGGCAAAATCGAGACGAACTGCTCATGGGATATGCTCATCCGCTGGGTTCGGGACGATATTGAGGCAGACGTTGCCAAACGGCTGTTTTCAGCCTAG
- a CDS encoding 2-oxoacid:acceptor oxidoreductase family protein, whose translation MAGRYEIRFAGSGGQGVILAAVIAGEAASIFEDGLYVVQSQSYGPEARGGKSKAEVIISTEPIDYPKAIKPNLQVILTQQAAEEYAGETLPGGRIIYDDFFVTSFPQVDANVYYLPIVRTAREKIGKELVTNMVALGAVARVLELEKIVRPESIRKAILGKVPEGTKQLNSQAFDEGYLLFKKSIHL comes from the coding sequence ATGGCAGGAAGATATGAAATCCGATTTGCGGGTTCCGGCGGCCAGGGCGTAATCCTTGCCGCAGTCATCGCCGGAGAGGCTGCGTCCATTTTCGAGGACGGGCTCTATGTCGTCCAGTCCCAGTCCTACGGCCCGGAAGCCCGGGGTGGGAAGTCCAAGGCAGAGGTGATCATCTCCACCGAGCCCATCGACTATCCCAAGGCGATCAAGCCGAACCTGCAGGTCATCCTGACCCAGCAGGCTGCGGAAGAATACGCCGGAGAAACCCTTCCTGGCGGCAGAATCATCTACGATGACTTCTTCGTTACCAGTTTCCCCCAGGTGGACGCCAACGTGTATTACCTTCCCATAGTGCGGACCGCCCGTGAAAAAATCGGGAAAGAACTGGTCACAAATATGGTCGCCCTTGGAGCGGTCGCCAGGGTTCTCGAGCTCGAGAAAATCGTCAGGCCGGAATCGATCCGGAAGGCGATTCTCGGCAAAGTGCCTGAAGGCACGAAACAGCTCAACTCCCAGGCCTTCGACGAAGGATACCTCCTTTTCAAAAAAAGCATTCACCTGTAA
- a CDS encoding cell envelope biogenesis protein TolA, whose amino-acid sequence MERMAVNLAEEIKEVEARSREAIKEAKSGAARMVNEAKTEAERRVKEAKQKAFRQYKEKIASVEKEAEEKAQKVVETGRKNAENLAQQFGKEVPSTAKWIAEEVISRYGRG is encoded by the coding sequence GTGGAACGTATGGCAGTGAATTTGGCTGAGGAAATCAAGGAAGTCGAGGCCCGTTCCAGAGAAGCGATCAAGGAAGCGAAGAGCGGGGCTGCCCGCATGGTCAACGAAGCGAAGACCGAGGCCGAACGCAGGGTGAAAGAAGCCAAGCAGAAGGCTTTCCGCCAGTATAAGGAAAAAATTGCCTCCGTTGAAAAAGAAGCTGAAGAAAAAGCACAAAAAGTTGTTGAAACGGGAAGAAAAAACGCGGAAAACCTCGCTCAGCAGTTCGGAAAAGAAGTTCCGAGCACGGCGAAATGGATTGCGGAAGAGGTGATTTCTCGATATGGCCGTGGCTAA
- a CDS encoding V-type ATP synthase subunit F, translated as MSVKNARNSMAAVGEYETVLPFQAVGVRPFIIKDNTPSAVEETLLGLARKKYAVVFVQESCYVASSQFIAGLNNDYETSFIPIPGLKGSQGIGLESIRSSVERAVGMDIFAVK; from the coding sequence ATGTCGGTTAAAAACGCAAGAAATTCCATGGCAGCAGTCGGGGAATACGAAACGGTTCTTCCCTTTCAGGCTGTGGGCGTACGGCCCTTCATCATAAAGGACAACACCCCCTCGGCTGTGGAAGAAACACTCCTCGGGCTTGCTCGCAAAAAGTATGCCGTCGTCTTCGTTCAGGAAAGTTGTTACGTTGCATCTTCCCAGTTTATAGCCGGCCTGAACAATGACTACGAAACAAGCTTCATCCCCATTCCTGGACTCAAGGGGAGCCAGGGGATAGGTCTCGAGTCCATACGGAGCAGCGTGGAACGTGCGGTCGGTATGGACATTTTTGCTGTGAAATAA
- a CDS encoding 2-oxoacid:ferredoxin oxidoreductase subunit beta has translation MPNQEVFSWLRTRFFPHIWCPGCGHGIIMHALLRALVTLQKKKSQTVIASGIGCSSRMAGYIDACTVHTTHGRSLGFATGIKLAKPELTVIDVMGDGDCTAIGGNHFIHACRRNIDITAIVMNNNIYGMTGGQASPTTPAGSMATTTPYGAIDPSFDICKLAEGAGAAYVARSTIANPKQAEQFILNGIQKKGFSVVEILTHCHTTFGRKNNRRTPIDNVNYFKNNSVPLAKAKDMSPEELAGKIVTGEFVNKDVPEYTEQYLALIENVRGK, from the coding sequence ATGCCTAATCAGGAAGTTTTCAGTTGGCTGCGCACACGGTTCTTCCCCCATATATGGTGCCCCGGATGCGGGCACGGCATAATCATGCATGCTCTCCTCAGAGCTCTTGTCACCCTCCAGAAAAAGAAAAGCCAGACGGTCATCGCCTCCGGCATAGGCTGCTCGAGCCGCATGGCCGGCTATATCGATGCATGCACGGTCCACACCACCCATGGAAGGTCCCTTGGCTTCGCCACGGGCATCAAGCTCGCCAAACCCGAACTCACCGTCATTGACGTCATGGGCGACGGAGACTGCACCGCCATCGGGGGCAACCACTTCATCCACGCCTGCAGGAGGAACATCGACATTACGGCCATCGTCATGAACAACAATATCTACGGAATGACCGGCGGACAGGCTTCTCCAACCACCCCCGCAGGAAGTATGGCAACCACCACTCCCTATGGCGCCATAGATCCTTCTTTCGACATCTGCAAGCTCGCTGAGGGAGCAGGAGCAGCTTACGTTGCCCGTTCAACCATTGCCAACCCCAAGCAGGCCGAGCAGTTCATCCTGAACGGAATCCAGAAGAAGGGATTCTCCGTGGTTGAAATACTGACCCACTGCCATACCACTTTCGGAAGGAAAAATAACCGGAGGACCCCCATCGACAACGTCAACTACTTCAAGAACAACTCCGTTCCCCTTGCCAAGGCAAAAGACATGTCCCCGGAGGAACTTGCCGGAAAGATCGTCACCGGCGAATTTGTCAACAAGGATGTCCCCGAATATACGGAGCAGTACCTCGCCTTGATCGAAAACGTAAGGGGGAAGTGA
- a CDS encoding V-type ATP synthase subunit K yields MDLLGIALAILGAAMAAGWAGAGSAIGVGIAGESGAGVMTEDPGKFGLVLLLQALPGTQGIYGLLIAFFAILKVGLLGGGDEISVNVWQGLGIFFACLPIALGGYFSGIAQGKTSAACIQMIAKRPEETGKAVILPAMVETYAVLSLLMSIILLNGIKL; encoded by the coding sequence ATGGATCTTCTTGGAATCGCATTGGCAATACTTGGAGCAGCTATGGCCGCAGGGTGGGCAGGAGCAGGATCTGCCATCGGGGTCGGAATCGCCGGAGAATCGGGAGCCGGTGTCATGACTGAAGATCCGGGGAAGTTCGGCCTTGTTCTCCTTCTTCAGGCTCTTCCGGGGACACAGGGAATTTACGGACTCCTTATCGCTTTCTTCGCGATCCTCAAAGTCGGCCTCCTCGGCGGCGGAGACGAAATTTCCGTCAATGTATGGCAGGGCCTCGGCATTTTCTTTGCCTGCCTTCCCATAGCCCTCGGTGGATATTTTTCCGGAATCGCCCAGGGGAAAACCTCGGCCGCCTGCATCCAGATGATCGCAAAACGCCCTGAGGAAACAGGGAAAGCCGTCATTCTCCCTGCAATGGTCGAAACATACGCCGTTCTTTCTCTTCTGATGAGCATCATTCTCCTTAACGGAATCAAGCTCTAA